One region of Macadamia integrifolia cultivar HAES 741 unplaced genomic scaffold, SCU_Mint_v3 scaffold1457, whole genome shotgun sequence genomic DNA includes:
- the LOC122063802 gene encoding cytochrome b561, DM13 and DOMON domain-containing protein At5g54830 yields the protein MVKFGFLGFGSCLFFFSYFLFVLCNADSSGGCSKNSSLVGFETEFVMVQHQVRGVFRLIDDCSFKVSEFDMLEGSDVHWWGAVGGTFENLTMGFVISDDKLNKTYKNESFVVHLMKNVTWDQIKVVSIWDEPTASDFGHALLGSSGNDTEASSPDLAPAPSIATNSSTLKNKQLTMFDNCKTLATKYRLRWTLRPEEDLIHIGLESAQGSEYYMAFGWADPKSSSGPMLHADVAVTGFTEEGMPFADDYYITKYSECLLSKDGTVQGVCPDTIYEGSDPVGLVNNTRLVYGHRKDGVSFIRYQRPLKSVDKKYDVPVNHTSNMTVIWALGLIRPPDALRPYYLPQNHGGPRFVSYGYLVLNVSEHVNDCLGPIEAEDREDQDLIFADGKTPLVVVTGPALHYPNPPNPSKVLYINKKEAPVLRVERGVPVKFSIQAGHDVALYVTSDPIGGNATSRNRSEVIYAGGPEAEGVQASPMELDWIPDRNTPDQVYYQSLYAEKMGWRVKVVDGGLSDMYNNSVVLDDQQVTLFWTLSDSSISIAARGEKKSGYLAIAIGSGMVNSYAYVGWIDNSSQGRVSTYWIGGKDALSVHPTNENLTHARCKSENGIITFEFTRPLDPSCSRSERQECNNIIDPTTPLKLVWAMGARWSEDHLSERNMHSVTSSRPVRVMLMRGSAEAEEDLRPVLAVHGFMMFVAWGILLPGGILAARYLKHLKGDGWYQTHVYLQYSGLAIILLGVLFAAAELRGFFINSVHVKFGVTAIILAFIQPVNAYLRPKTPANGEVLSSRRVLWEYIHVIVGRSAIVAGIAALISGMKHLGDRYGDENVHGLSWALIIWFLLGALLVVCLEYSEMKRRKRDRSIGKSNWVLGNTEEDDSADLLPSNRTFMEQESHSSERMEVQLEPLSR from the coding sequence ATGGTGAAGtttgggtttttagggtttggaTCTTGTTTGTTCTTCTTTTCGTATTTTTTGTTTGTGTTGTGCAATGCTGATTCTAGTGGAGGCTGCTCCAAGAACAGTTCTCTGGTGGGCTTCGAAACGGAATTTGTTATGGTTCAGCATCAGGTGAGAGGGGTCTTTAGGTTGATTGATGATTGTTCGTTTAAGGTAAGCGAATTTGATATGCTGGAGGGTTCTGATGTTCACTGGTGGGGTGCCGTTGGTGGTACTTTCGAAAATTTGACGATGGGGTTCGTGATCTCTGATGACAAGTTGAATAAGACTTATAAAAACGAAAGTTTTGTAGTTCATCTGATGAAGAATGTTACGTGGGATCAGATCAAAGTGGTTTCTATTTGGGACGAGCCAACGGCTTCGGATTTTGGTCATGCTTTGCTTGGAAGCTCTGGAAATGATACAGAGGCTTCGAGTCCTGATTTAGCACCGGCTCCATCGATTGCAACCAATTCGAGTACTCTGAAGAATAAACAACTGACGATGTTTGATAACTGCAAGACTCTCGCAACGAAGTATCGTCTCCGGTGGACGTTGAGGCCCGAGGAGGATTTGATCCACATAGGTCTTGAGTCAGCTCAAGGTTCTGAATACTATATGGCTTTCGGGTGGGCAGATCCGAAGTCCTCTTCTGGGCCAATGCTCCATGCTGACGTTGCTGTGACAGGGTTCACGGAGGAAGGTATGCCTTTCGCTGATGATTATTACATTACCAAGTACAGTGAATGCTTGCTGAGCAAGGATGGCACAGTCCAGGGGGTTTGTCCTGACACCATCTACGAGGGATCTGATCCCGTTGGATTGGTGAACAACACCAGGTTGGTTTATGGTCACAGGAAGGATGGAGTGTCCTTCATTCGTTATCAGCGGCCTCTCAAATCAGTTGACAAGAAGTATGATGTACCTGTGAATCATACCAGCAACATGACTGTAATTTGGGCTCTAGGATTGATAAGGCCTCCTGATGCTCTCCGTCCATATTACCTTCCCCAAAACCATGGTGGTCCCCGGTTTGTGTCTTATGGGTACCTGGTCCTCAATGTTTCAGAGCATGTGAATGATTGCCTTGGACCAATAGAGGCAGAAGACAGGGAGGATCAGGATCTTATTTTTGCAGATGGAAAGACTCCATTGGTTGTTGTGACGGGCCCAGCATTGCATTACCCAAATCCTCCCAATCCTTCCAAAGTTCTCTACATTAACAAGAAGGAGGCTCCTGTGTTGAGGGTAGAAAGGGGGGTTCCAGTAAAATTTTCTATACAAGCTGGGCATGATGTTGCACTCTACGTTACTTCTGATCCAATTGGTGGGAATGCAACCTCCAGAAACAGGTCTGAGGTTATCTATGCTGGAGGACCAGAAGCTGAGGGAGTTCAAGCCAGTCCTATGGAGTTAGATTGGATACCTGATAGGAACACTCCAGACCAAGTTTATTATCAGTCACTTTATGCGGAGAAAATGGGTTGGAGAGTtaaggtggttgatggtgggcTCTCTGATATGTATAATAACAGTGTTGTTCTGGACGATCAGCAAGTTACTTTATTTTGGACATTGTCAGATAGTTCGATATCTATTGCTGCACGGGGTGAGAAGAAAAGTGGTTATCTTGCAATAGCTATTGGTAGTGGAATGGTGAATAGCTATGCCTACGTTGGTTGGATCGACAATAGTAGCCAAGGTCGGGTAAGCACTTACTGGATTGGTGGAAAGGATGCCCTGAGTGTGCATCCAACTAATGAGAATTTAACGCATGCAAGATGCAAGTCCGAAAATGGCATCATCACTTTTGAATTTACTCGTCCCTTGGATCCTTCCTGTAGCCGAAGTGAGAGACAAGAATGCAACAATATCATTGATCCAACTACTCCTCTTAAACTTGTTTGGGCCATGGGTGCTCGGTGGTCAGAAGACCATTTAAGTGAGAGAAATATGCATTCTGTTACAAGCAGTAGGCCTGTTCGAGTGATGCTTATGCGTGGGTCAGCCGAGGCTGAAGAGGATTTACGACCGGTTTTAGCTGTACATGGATTTATGATGTTTGTTGCGTGGGGTATCCTGCTTCCAGGTGGAATATTGGCAGCTAGGTACTTGAAACATCTGAAGGGTGACGGGTGGTACCAGACTCATGTCTATTTGCAGTACTCAGGTTTAGCAATTATTCTACTTGGTGTTCTTTTTGCTGCTGCTGAGCTACGAGGTTTCTTCATCAACTCTGTACATGTTAAATTTGGAGTTACTGCTATAATTTTGGCCTTTATACAGCCAGTGAATGCCTATCTAAGGCCTAAAACACCTGCTAATGGAGAAGTGTTGTCGTCAAGAAGAGTCCTTTGGGAGTATATCCATGTTATTGTTGGGAGAAGTGCTATTGTTGCTGGGATTGCGGCACTTATTAGTGGGATGAAGCATTTAGGAGACAGATATGGCGATGAAAATGTTCATGGACTGAGTTGGGCTTTGATAATTTGGTTTTTGCTGGGTGCATTATTAGTTGTGTGCTTAGAGTACTCTGAgatgaagagaaggaaaagagacaGAAGCATAGGTAAAAGCAATTGGGTGTTGGGGAacacagaagaagatgattctgcTGATCTTTTACCCTCAAACAGAACATTTATGGAACAAGAGTCACATTCTTCTGAAAGAATGGAAGTACAACTAGAACCTCTTAGCAGATAG
- the LOC122063800 gene encoding uncharacterized protein LOC122063800, with the protein MENGDDWLAPDKLYHVLFCFFIAITVASLAYRTRYPFLRRWSIWLGSLVSLFAGVAKEAGDEIGIWESAGASVKDVIADLMGIFMSLVVLLLVKSVSLRRKSEELTRSRGVSMV; encoded by the coding sequence ATGGAGAATGGAGATGACTGGCTTGCCCCAGACAAGCTTTACCATGTCCTCTTCTGTTTCTTCATTGCCATTACCGTGGCTTCTCTTGCTTATCGAACAAGGTATCCATTTCTTCGCAGATGGAGTATTTGGTTAGGATCGTTGGTCTCTCTCTTTGCTGGTGTGGCCAAAGAAGCAGGAGACGAGATAGGAATATGGGAATCAGCTGGAGCTTCTGTTAAAGACGTTATTGCTGATCTCATGGGTATATTTATGTCGTTGGTTGTGCTTTTGCTCGTCAAATCCGTGTCTTTGCGGAGAAAATCTGAGGAATTGACGCGAAGTCGTGGGGTTTCGATGGTATAG